From a single Pseudomonadota bacterium genomic region:
- the modB gene encoding molybdate ABC transporter permease subunit: protein MSDAIAGPVLLSLEIAAMSTVLVMPLAVALAWLLSRSALPGKSLLSAVVNLPLVLPPVVTGFFLLDLLGRHGLVGAALAPFGVSLPFTRWAAVAASVVVSLPLAVWTTKAAFDGIDGALENAARVLGRNEWSVFTEITLPLSRHGLLGGAVLAFARSLGEFGATLVVAPNSPRLRAKASTAPPSRP, encoded by the coding sequence GTGAGCGACGCCATCGCGGGCCCCGTTCTTCTCTCGCTCGAGATCGCGGCCATGAGCACGGTTCTGGTGATGCCGCTGGCCGTGGCGCTGGCGTGGCTGCTGAGCCGCTCGGCCCTTCCGGGCAAGAGCCTTCTGTCGGCCGTGGTGAACCTGCCCCTGGTGCTGCCGCCCGTGGTCACCGGCTTCTTTTTGCTCGACCTGCTGGGACGGCACGGCCTTGTGGGGGCCGCGCTGGCCCCCTTCGGCGTGAGCCTCCCCTTCACGCGCTGGGCGGCGGTGGCGGCGTCGGTGGTGGTCTCCCTTCCGCTTGCGGTCTGGACGACCAAGGCCGCCTTCGACGGCATCGATGGCGCGCTCGAGAATGCCGCGCGCGTGCTGGGACGCAATGAGTGGTCGGTATTCACCGAGATCACCCTGCCCCTCTCACGTCACGGCCTGCTGGGCGGAGCCGTGCTCGCCTTCGCACGCAGCCTGGGAGAGTTCGGCGCCACCCTGGTGGTGGCGCCGAACTCTCCCAGGCTGCGTGCGAAGGCGAGCACGGCTCCGCCCAGCAGGCCGTGA
- the modA gene encoding molybdate ABC transporter substrate-binding protein, translating into MATLALLLSASCVRHPSATVKVLAAASLVDLMGEVTRAAHDNGLEVRCSFAASSQARAQIAHGAPADLFVSASMEDARTLVQQGLAEKQTGVSLYRNHLVVVAPVDGAVRALDDLRQRGRLALGDPRIVPAGRYAEQSLRHLDLWSALDGRRVLGADARVVLGWAARGEVDAAVVYETDSRSEATRLRVVTRLPDDSHAPIVYVAVVPRQADNREGAAAVLALMASPRGREAARTHGFEPIMEPLP; encoded by the coding sequence ATGGCGACGCTAGCGTTGCTGCTCTCCGCTTCGTGTGTACGCCACCCCTCTGCGACCGTGAAGGTTCTGGCCGCGGCCAGCCTCGTCGATCTGATGGGTGAGGTGACCCGCGCGGCGCACGACAACGGGCTCGAGGTGCGGTGCTCGTTCGCCGCGTCGTCGCAGGCCCGCGCGCAGATCGCCCACGGCGCTCCCGCCGACCTCTTCGTCTCGGCGTCCATGGAAGACGCGCGAACCCTCGTACAACAAGGTCTGGCGGAGAAGCAGACCGGGGTGTCTCTGTACCGCAACCACCTCGTGGTCGTGGCCCCCGTCGATGGCGCGGTGCGCGCACTCGATGACCTGCGACAGCGCGGTCGGCTTGCCCTGGGAGACCCCCGCATCGTACCGGCCGGCCGCTACGCCGAGCAGTCGCTTCGCCACCTCGACCTCTGGAGCGCCCTCGACGGTCGTCGGGTGCTCGGCGCCGATGCGCGGGTCGTGCTCGGCTGGGCCGCGCGCGGTGAGGTCGACGCCGCCGTGGTGTACGAGACCGACAGCCGCAGCGAGGCCACGCGCCTGCGGGTCGTGACCCGCCTGCCCGACGACAGCCACGCCCCCATCGTGTATGTCGCCGTGGTTCCACGCCAGGCCGACAACCGCGAGGGCGCCGCCGCGGTGCTGGCGCTGATGGCCAGCCCGCGCGGTCGCGAGGCGGCACGGACCCACGGCTTCGAGCCCATCATGGAGCCCCTGCCGTGA